A genome region from Thermoanaerobacterium xylanolyticum LX-11 includes the following:
- the gltX gene encoding glutamate--tRNA ligase: MKDVRVRFAPSPTGNLHIGGARTALFNWLFARHNNGKLILRVDDTDLERSTGDSMKAILDGLKWLGIDWDEGPLYQSKRLEMYKKYADELVIQGKAYYCFCTKEELDIMRSEAQKAGKPSMYTGKCRNLSPDEVKKYMDEGKKYVVRLKVPKEGKTVVHDIIRGDVEFDNSTFDDFIIMKSDNMPTYNFATVIDDYDMEISHIIRGEEHLSNTPKQILIYEALGFEKPEFAHVSMILAPDRSKLSKRHGATSVQEFRDLGYLPEAIINYITLLGWVPSDGEEVFTTEKSVREFTLDRVSKNPAIYDTKKLTWLNGIYIRDCDIDRLTKEVIPFLISKGLIGDEYDYDYIRKIVSAVREREKTLSEIADAMSYYFKDDFLYDEKGVKKYFEKDGVENILREAIKALKAVDDFNLIETENAYRDLIERLNIKSGDLFHPTRLAISGRTFGPGLFDIMELLGKEKTVERIEKAIKYIESIKQK, translated from the coding sequence ATGAAAGATGTTAGAGTTAGGTTTGCACCAAGCCCAACAGGCAATTTACATATTGGCGGTGCCAGAACAGCGTTATTTAATTGGCTTTTTGCAAGGCACAACAATGGAAAGTTAATTTTAAGAGTTGATGATACAGATTTAGAGCGTTCAACTGGTGACTCGATGAAGGCCATATTAGACGGACTTAAGTGGCTTGGCATCGATTGGGATGAAGGGCCTTTATACCAGTCAAAAAGACTTGAGATGTATAAAAAGTATGCTGATGAACTGGTAATACAAGGCAAAGCTTATTATTGTTTTTGTACAAAAGAAGAGCTTGATATAATGAGAAGCGAAGCGCAAAAGGCTGGAAAACCATCTATGTATACAGGCAAATGTAGGAATTTATCGCCTGACGAAGTAAAAAAGTACATGGATGAAGGCAAAAAATACGTCGTACGTCTGAAAGTGCCAAAGGAAGGAAAAACGGTAGTGCACGATATAATCAGAGGAGATGTTGAGTTTGACAATTCAACGTTTGATGATTTTATCATAATGAAGTCGGATAATATGCCTACATACAATTTTGCAACGGTAATAGATGATTATGATATGGAGATAAGCCATATAATAAGAGGAGAGGAGCACTTATCAAATACTCCTAAGCAAATTCTTATATACGAAGCATTAGGATTTGAAAAACCAGAATTTGCACACGTTTCGATGATATTGGCGCCTGACAGAAGTAAACTCAGCAAAAGGCATGGGGCTACGTCTGTGCAGGAGTTTAGAGATTTAGGATACTTGCCTGAGGCAATCATAAACTATATCACACTTTTAGGATGGGTTCCGTCAGATGGTGAAGAAGTGTTTACAACAGAAAAAAGTGTAAGAGAATTTACTTTAGATAGGGTATCTAAAAATCCAGCTATATATGATACAAAAAAGCTTACTTGGCTAAATGGCATTTACATAAGAGATTGTGATATAGATAGGTTGACAAAAGAAGTCATACCGTTTTTGATTAGCAAGGGATTAATAGGTGATGAATACGATTATGATTATATAAGAAAGATTGTAAGTGCTGTAAGAGAAAGGGAAAAGACTTTAAGCGAAATAGCTGATGCCATGTCATACTACTTCAAAGATGACTTTTTATACGATGAAAAAGGCGTTAAAAAGTATTTTGAAAAAGATGGAGTCGAAAACATACTTAGAGAAGCCATCAAAGCACTCAAGGCAGTAGATGATTTTAATTTGATTGAAACTGAAAATGCCTACCGGGATTTGATAGAAAGGCTGAACATAAAAAGTGGTGATTTGTTTCACCCGACAAGACTTGCTATATCTGGCAGAACGTTTGGACCAGGTTTATTTGATATAATGGAACTATTGGGCAAAGAAAAGACTGTTGAAAGGATAGAAAAAGCCATAAAGTATATTGAAAGCATTAAACAAAAGTAA